The genomic interval GATATATATTGCGGATGACAGTGAAAGTTTTATACCAAAGGGCGCTTTAGATGAAAACGGACAGATTAGGGGGGACTATGATCCGAGGTGGTTGTGGAATTATAGTTTCAAGTTGGACAGGTATCTGCTCCCGGAGGGTACCATTGAGAATACCGGGCTTGAAGTTACAATAGATTATGGTGATGGGCCGTCTATCGGTAAAGGGCAACACAAAGACATTGTATTCAGGATAACGAACAATTCTATGGAAACATGGGAAGGTTATCTGGAGCTTATTGTGCCAGGGGGATGGACTGTTTCGGGAAATAGTCCATACAGGTTAGAGCCGGGAAAATCGATGGAGTGGAAAGCAAAAGTTCAGGCGGATGATAATATAAAGCCTTATTATAACCTGAAACTCAATATAAACAGAAAACACGATCTGGTTATCTGGAATACGGAGTCTGTCGCATTCAATCTTGTAACGGCAAATAACTGGTCTGTCAAAGGTCCAGACGATCTGGAATATAAAAGCCTTATAAGCTCCGGGAACAGGATAGAGTTTGAAAAACTCATGGATACTTCTAAAAAGGGAATATATGAAGCTAAAGCAAGGTTGATAAATCCTGAAAAACGTAAGGTTCGCATCATAGTAGATACTGCGTCTGGGGTAAAGGCGATGCTGGACGGGAAATTGCTTTTTGAAGATCAGAATAAAACGGTATCCATGCCGGCATACCATAGATCACCGGTATCCAAAAGGGCCGAGGTGAACCTTTCAGCAGGGGAACATATTTTGAAGATAGAAATTTCTAAAGGGAATGAGGATTTGAGCGTATATGTACTGCCGGTTGCCACGGCAGAAACTAAAACCCCGGGAGGCAACTATTACTTTACGGATATTTTATTTTCATAGCATAAAAAGGGCTTTTAAGGGATGAATGTTTTATGTACGATGTAAGAAAGTGGAACACCGGTGCAGTGGATGGCCTTTAAAGGGTGAATGTTTTAAATTTGATGCACCCGTCTTGAATTTTGAAAACAGCATATACGTGATGCAAAATAATTTATACAATTGAGGTAACGATTATGGGCTTTTACAGGATAATCAGATTAAAACCTGAGGATTATTATAAATGCGACAACATATGGAATATGGAGAAGAATCCTGATATGGCCAGGAAGTGGTATGACGAGCTGATAAATGGCAGCAGAATTACTTTCGTTTATATTGAAAACGGTGAGTTTATAGGAGAAGGCTCTCTGGTTTTAAAGAACAATGATCCGGATTATACTATTTTGGGTAAAAGGATTTATCTTTCTCGCATG from Clostridiales bacterium carries:
- a CDS encoding GNAT family N-acetyltransferase, which encodes MGFYRIIRLKPEDYYKCDNIWNMEKNPDMARKWYDELINGSRITFVYIENGEFIGEGSLVLKNNDPDYTILGKRIYLSRMIVKDGYRNRGIGGIIIDYLIDYAKRLGYEEISIGVDTDNLIARHLYEKKGFTNVLFEGEDEYGEYVKLLKKL